The Radiobacillus deserti genomic interval GGCCATTTTAGTCGTGTTTGGTCTTTCTTACTTAATGTCTAATGATCGTAAGAACATTAACTATTTTGGTATTGGCGTTATGTTATTACTTCAAATTTTTACGACATGGTTTATGTTTGATACGAGTATTGGACGTTTAATTATTACAAAGATTTCAGATGCCTTTAATAAATTGATAGAATTCGGAACAGCTGGCGTTAATTTTGTAGTTGGAGGAATTGCGGTAGAAGAAGGTGGGAGTGTTTTCTTCTTTAACGTTCTACTATTGATTATTTTCTTCGCAACGATTTTGTCTGTCTTGACCCATTTGAAAATCCTACCGATTATTATCAAATATATTGGTGGAGCGTTATCAAAAATTACTGGATTACCTAAGGTAGAATCCTTTAACGCTGTAAATAGTATTTTCTTTGGACAATCCGAAGCATTGTTAGCAATCAAATCACAGTTTCATCATTTGAACCAAAATCGATTGTACATTGTAAGTGCATCCGCAATGGGGTCGGTATCTGCATCCATTGTAGGAGCGTACATGCAAATGCTACCTCCAGAATATGTGTTGGTTGCCTTGCCTTTAAATATGTTCAGTTCATTGATTGTAGCTTCTATTATTTCGCCGGTAAAAGTGAAGCCGGAGGATGACCAAGTAGATATTCGAGACGTATCTGAATCTAAAAGTATCTTCGAAGCTATGGGAAATGGTGCGCTTGACGGTGGAAAGATTGCTCTTATTGTTGCTGCGATGCTAATAGCATTTATTGCATCCCTTGAGCTAGTCAATTGGGTTATTCAAGCAATCTTTGCTGGCGTTACACTACAACAGATTTTAGGGTACGTACTTGCGCCAATTGGTTTCTTAATGGGGATTGCACCAGGAGAGCTTATTCAAGCTGGTGGTATCATGGGACCAAAAATTGTAACGAACGAATTTGTTGCCATGCTTGAGCTACAACCACTAGTTGGACAACTATCGAAGGAAACAGTTGGAATCGTTGCGGTGTTCTTAACAAGCTTTGCAAACTTTTCTTCAATTGGTATTATTGCGGGAACGGTGCAAGGTATTGATGGAGAAAAAGGAAGAATCGTTTCTAAGTTTGGCTTGAAGCTTCTTATTGGGGCAACATTAGGATCCATTCTTTCTGCTACAGTGGCTGGATTATTTCTTTAATTGTAAGGTTCTCTTCAAGTTAAAGATATAGTAATAAAAACAGAACTTCCATTAATTAGGGAGTTCTGTTTTGTATTAAGGCTACCTCAACTAACCTGGTTAGTGCATTAGTGATTAACTTTTTAATTTACTTTTTTGTTAAAAATTTTCCTTATTCCGGAAGCGATAAGAACACCTATAAGACCAGCAATACTCATTGTGACAATAGGTCCCCAATCTACTTCTCCGTGTTGCAATAGACTCAATATAAAAACAGCTACTATTACACCAACAACCCAAGCAAACCAAAATTTTAACGAATACAAAAAACTCCCCCTAGTTCTATATTTGCTGGCCTACCCCTCCCCTTTTTTGTTATTCGAATTGCTCATAAAGGAAATCTGCGTCTTCTTTTGAAATGTTGAAATAATCAACTTGGTTCCCAGCTTTTCCAGATCGTAAACCAATCGTTGCACCTGACTCATTAAACCAAACTTCAGAATCTACTAATGAAGTCGACCGTTTGGGACTTATAATGGATAGGTGTAAATCAGGTTTGGTTGTAGGTTCAACTATAGAAGCTACTTTTTCCTTTTGCATATAAATCATCTGTATATTATCTACTGTGGATTGATTATCTAAGTTTGTTATCGTCTTACGAATATCGATACGGCCTTCTTCATCGTTGGCATATACACCAAAACGTATTTCTCGTGATGGTTGATCATAAATGGCTTTGCTAGTAATATATCCCCGATGAAAAAGAAAAAAGCAACTATAAGGAGAACAACTAGTTTCATAGACTTCACATAAACACCTCCCTAATTATCCCCCTTGTTTAGAGGGGAGGAATTTATTCTTGGCCCATTGGTCCATTTTTTGAATGTGCTTCTTTCCAATCGTTAATCCGTATAAAAGAAGTAAAATGATGATTAGTGTAAATAAATCTACCTTTCCTTCTTGAATAAAGTTTAAAATGCCTAAGGTTACTTGAGGAATGATGCCAGTAAGGATAGATAAAAAAACACCTATCTTAAAGCCCCACTTCGATTGGAGTCTGTACCTCGCGTATAACATAAAAAAGGTGGAAGCCCATGCTAGGATTTCAAATATTACAAGTAATACCCATTTATTTTCCATATTCTCACTCACTATGTATTTTCTTTTTCTTTTGATTATAATGCTTTAATGATTATTTTTGGAATCTAAATGTTTAAATACGATTAAATAGTGATACGTAAATCGATGGAAAACCACGAGAAGAATATACAACAAAGGGTATAAGATGCCGGAATACCAAATTTTCCACTCATTATAATAAAAGGTTCCGCTCCACAAGAAAATCGCTTCAAACCCAATAGCTAATACACCCCAGGCAAGGATGTACATCATTTTATAATAGTGCTTCTTTTTATATGGGAAAAAGTTCAGAAATAGAAAGTTGATAGGTGGATAAATACCTAGTATGTATAGCGTGGATTTCCAATCGACACCCTCACCAAAGTAGCCATATAAATTATATTTTAATATTAAAAAAACATCTGTAAACAGTTGTAGATAAAGGGCAAACAGAGTTGTGGTAATGAGTTCAATATGTGAGATCCTTTTTGGGACAAGGAAAGCAATTAGATTAAAAATGACGATGGTTATAAGAAGTATAAACATGATATTCCTCATTTCTTCAATTGTTTCCTTTATTCTTTCACTAGATGCGGTTCGTTATTTATTAAATTAATACGACAAGCTTCCGGCCTTACTCTCGGATTGTTTTGCGGTACAATAAACGTGGTATTCAAATTTAAAGGAGGCGTTACGATGACACAGCATTTTAAATTATATATAAATGGTCAATGGGTCGATACAAATGAACAATTAGAGGTACTAGAAAAATATTCGCAGGACGTTTATGCAACAGTAGCGAAAGCAGGAGAAAAAGAAGTCGACCAAGCTATTGCTAGTGCAGAGCATGCCTTTGAAACAAAAAAGCTTTCCTCATATGAACGCTATGAAATCATAAAACGGGTAAGTGAACTTTTATTAGAAAAACAGGATAAGCTGGCTATTGGAATCGTAAAAGAGGCTGGAAAACCGCTAAAGCAAGCAAAGGGTGAAGTTGTCCGTTCCGCACAAACCTTCGAATGGGCTGCGGAAGAGGCAAAACGAATCACCGGAGAAGGAGTTCCTGTAGAAGCAGCTCCAGGTTCTGAAAATCGTATGGCCTTTACAATAAAAGTTCCGGTTGGCGTGGTTGGTGCAATTAGTCCGTTTAATTTCCCTTT includes:
- a CDS encoding NupC/NupG family nucleoside CNT transporter; amino-acid sequence: MEILLGIVAILVVFGLSYLMSNDRKNINYFGIGVMLLLQIFTTWFMFDTSIGRLIITKISDAFNKLIEFGTAGVNFVVGGIAVEEGGSVFFFNVLLLIIFFATILSVLTHLKILPIIIKYIGGALSKITGLPKVESFNAVNSIFFGQSEALLAIKSQFHHLNQNRLYIVSASAMGSVSASIVGAYMQMLPPEYVLVALPLNMFSSLIVASIISPVKVKPEDDQVDIRDVSESKSIFEAMGNGALDGGKIALIVAAMLIAFIASLELVNWVIQAIFAGVTLQQILGYVLAPIGFLMGIAPGELIQAGGIMGPKIVTNEFVAMLELQPLVGQLSKETVGIVAVFLTSFANFSSIGIIAGTVQGIDGEKGRIVSKFGLKLLIGATLGSILSATVAGLFL
- a CDS encoding CBO0543 family protein translates to MFILLITIVIFNLIAFLVPKRISHIELITTTLFALYLQLFTDVFLILKYNLYGYFGEGVDWKSTLYILGIYPPINFLFLNFFPYKKKHYYKMMYILAWGVLAIGFEAIFLWSGTFYYNEWKIWYSGILYPLLYILLVVFHRFTYHYLIVFKHLDSKNNH